One genomic window of Methanospirillum lacunae includes the following:
- a CDS encoding bifunctional N(6)-L-threonylcarbamoyladenine synthase/serine/threonine protein kinase, whose amino-acid sequence MQRSGPVLGIEGTAWNLSAAIFDTDLICLKSKPYKPVVGGIHPREAAQHHAAEIGALICSVLDEGPRPVAVAFSQGPGLGPCLRIVGTAARALALSLKVPLIGVNHCVAHVEIGRYASGFEDPIVLYASGANTQVFGYLNNRYRIFGETLDIGIGNAIDKFARSKGLSHPGGPQIEKLAKDGTYIPLPYTVKGMDLAFSGLISAAKDSHESIANVCYSLQETAFAMCVEVTERALSQTGKNEVILVGGVGANRRLQEMLRIMCEARGASFAVPEMQFLGDNGAMIAYTGRIMLEHGSILEVKDSRVNPSYRADQVPVTWRSTIPTHNPDCSSDNENCTRGAEAVVEICEQSVIKRRVGKHYRHPDLDHRLITERTRAEARLISEARRFGVPTPIMSDITADTIVMERIDGTILKDALSSSVLKEAGRMVGHLHNAGIVHGDLTTSNMILKNDRCYLIDFGLGYTSTEIEARGVDIHVLFQVLESTAPDEIHLKEAFIDGYRETFSEADDVLIREHEIDMRGRYL is encoded by the coding sequence ATGCAAAGATCAGGACCGGTGCTTGGGATCGAAGGTACTGCCTGGAATCTCAGTGCTGCTATTTTTGATACCGATCTCATTTGCCTGAAATCTAAACCATATAAACCAGTAGTTGGTGGGATCCATCCGCGTGAGGCAGCTCAGCATCACGCTGCAGAGATTGGAGCCTTGATATGTTCAGTTCTTGATGAAGGTCCCCGGCCAGTAGCAGTTGCGTTTTCCCAGGGTCCGGGGCTTGGTCCTTGTTTAAGGATAGTTGGCACCGCTGCCCGTGCTCTGGCGCTTTCACTCAAGGTACCCCTAATCGGTGTGAACCATTGTGTTGCTCACGTTGAGATCGGAAGGTATGCATCTGGATTTGAAGATCCGATTGTCCTGTATGCCAGTGGTGCAAACACGCAGGTTTTCGGGTACCTGAATAACCGGTACCGGATCTTTGGCGAGACTCTTGACATCGGTATCGGTAATGCTATCGATAAGTTTGCCAGGAGTAAGGGTTTGTCACACCCTGGCGGTCCGCAGATAGAGAAACTTGCCAAGGATGGAACATACATTCCTCTTCCCTATACGGTGAAGGGAATGGATCTGGCATTTTCAGGTCTTATCAGTGCGGCTAAAGATTCGCATGAATCCATTGCTAATGTCTGTTACAGTCTTCAGGAGACTGCCTTTGCAATGTGTGTGGAAGTGACTGAACGGGCACTCTCACAGACTGGTAAGAATGAGGTTATTCTTGTTGGGGGTGTTGGTGCTAACCGTCGTCTTCAGGAGATGCTCCGGATTATGTGTGAAGCTAGGGGAGCCTCGTTTGCAGTTCCTGAAATGCAGTTTCTTGGAGACAATGGAGCAATGATAGCATACACCGGACGGATAATGCTGGAACATGGATCTATTCTTGAGGTAAAGGACTCCAGGGTTAATCCGTCATATCGTGCAGATCAGGTGCCTGTCACCTGGCGTAGTACCATTCCAACACATAATCCGGATTGCTCTTCCGATAATGAAAACTGTACTAGAGGTGCTGAAGCAGTTGTTGAGATCTGCGAACAATCAGTGATAAAACGGCGGGTTGGCAAACACTATCGCCATCCTGATCTTGATCATCGTCTCATTACTGAACGCACAAGGGCTGAAGCACGATTGATTTCGGAAGCCCGGCGATTTGGGGTACCTACTCCAATTATGAGCGATATTACTGCAGATACCATTGTAATGGAACGTATAGATGGGACAATTCTCAAGGATGCTCTTTCATCTTCTGTATTAAAAGAAGCAGGCAGAATGGTGGGTCACCTCCATAATGCCGGAATAGTCCATGGCGATCTGACAACCAGTAATATGATTCTCAAGAATGATCGATGTTATCTCATCGATTTCGGGCTTGGGTATACCTCAACCGAAATTGAGGCACGCGGGGTTGACATCCATGTCCTGTTCCAGGTACTTGAAAGTACAGCACCAGATGAAATCCATCTAAAAGAAGCGTTCATCGATGGGTACAGAGAAACATTTTCGGAAGCTGACGATGTTCTTATTCGTGAGCATGAAATAGATATGCGGGGCCGGTATTTGTGA
- a CDS encoding HAD family hydrolase, translated as MLCLCIRKGDDTSSIIPMKFDVFLTDLDNTLYDFAAAMECASRAVISLIGIGESEDLIRSLIFSPHGVESREALIEYLNLVGIEDESTLKVVCDEFERIKNVNIIPYPGVVSGLQQIFHAGIRIGAVTNALSCHAEERLKLIGVRNLISSLITPDIIGKKKPSPEVYQLAAEIMNHPTCRICVLGDNLINDIAPAQIVGMYGIHARYGNRLSEEYSKGVIPDSVIDQFESIIPILGIS; from the coding sequence ATGTTATGTCTGTGTATCAGGAAGGGTGATGATACATCTTCAATCATTCCCATGAAATTTGATGTGTTTCTTACTGATCTGGATAATACACTCTACGATTTTGCCGCTGCAATGGAATGTGCATCCCGGGCAGTTATTTCCTTAATTGGAATCGGTGAATCTGAAGATTTGATTCGATCTTTGATCTTTTCGCCGCATGGGGTTGAAAGCCGGGAGGCACTTATTGAATACCTAAACCTTGTCGGCATTGAGGATGAATCAACTCTCAAAGTAGTTTGTGATGAGTTTGAAAGAATAAAAAATGTGAATATTATTCCATATCCTGGTGTAGTATCAGGACTGCAACAAATATTCCATGCTGGTATTCGAATAGGGGCTGTAACAAATGCCTTATCCTGCCATGCAGAAGAGCGGCTGAAATTGATCGGTGTTAGAAATCTTATTTCCTCACTCATAACTCCTGATATTATTGGGAAAAAGAAGCCTTCCCCTGAAGTTTATCAGTTGGCAGCAGAGATCATGAATCATCCCACTTGCAGGATTTGTGTTCTCGGAGATAACCTGATTAATGATATTGCCCCTGCTCAAATTGTGGGTATGTACGGGATTCATGCCCGATATGGCAATCGGCTTTCTGAAGAATATTCAAAAGGTGTTATCCCTGATTCAGTGATCGATCAGTTTGAAAGTATCATTCCTATCCTGGGCATATCCTGA
- a CDS encoding DUF7518 family protein — protein MSDDGYTNSSPEDRTERLERRVSELEALLKGLTDEMLDMKAVVMKIKKDQRPAPVIQAVTPPAPSRNKAPRSEEDSADSVASAVPSQPPREKVTLKMQPDGTLAPVRDTGEDIIIASARDARLKGKDGGDRNRSDLIIAEDVDPTEKK, from the coding sequence ATGAGTGATGATGGGTATACGAACTCTTCCCCGGAAGACAGAACTGAACGGTTAGAACGACGGGTGTCAGAATTAGAGGCACTATTAAAGGGTCTGACTGATGAGATGCTCGATATGAAGGCGGTTGTCATGAAGATCAAGAAGGATCAGCGTCCTGCTCCGGTCATTCAGGCGGTAACGCCACCAGCCCCTTCCCGTAATAAAGCACCCAGGTCTGAAGAAGATAGTGCCGATTCTGTGGCATCTGCCGTTCCTTCGCAGCCTCCCCGTGAAAAGGTCACCCTAAAGATGCAGCCGGATGGGACTCTGGCACCCGTTCGCGATACTGGTGAAGATATCATAATAGCTTCGGCTCGTGACGCCCGACTCAAGGGAAAGGATGGGGGAGATCGGAACCGAAGTGATCTCATCATTGCCGAAGATGTAGATCCGACAGAGAAGAAATAA
- a CDS encoding S8 family serine peptidase, with protein sequence MSYRFFTMLCWTLVILTILSPGALAGKTNLETSGVLENNSSLQNLSDNQEQINASVSAETTLIGKNTVQVKSSSPLQVSAEYVPEHVIVRYKTDTISTMSALPSVMSTANAEVGASVMTDYSEAGLPGMQVVQVKGVPVDKAIQEYTANPNVLYAEPDYLVSLPQEQSDKVSAKVESVEMASMRTPNDPSFSLQWGLKNSGQGPFYGKSGADIKASDAWGTTTGSSSVIIAVVDTGVDYTHSDLAANIWTNSGEIPNNGIDDDGNGYIDDVRGWNFVSNSNNPMDDHGHGTHCAGTIAAVGNNNIGITGVCWNAKIMPLKFLDSTGNGRVSNAISAILYANKKGAQVISNSWGGTQYTQALKDAIDASSAVVVCAAGNSGQNSDTNPQYPAAMSSSNIISVAATDSKDNLASFSNYGSSSVDLAAPGVTIYSTYKNNQYQYLSGTSMATPFVSGVAGLVKAANPSLSKNQVRDRILNTVDKLSSLSGKVATGGRLNAASAVGSVSPSPTVTPTPTSQPGVLTASFMASPVSGRIPLRVQFIDTSIGQPTTWAWNFGDGGYSYQKNPVYTFTKKGAYSVRLTISRSGKMSTAYKSRYITAY encoded by the coding sequence ATGAGTTACAGATTTTTTACAATGCTATGCTGGACGCTGGTTATACTCACAATTTTGAGTCCAGGCGCTCTGGCAGGTAAAACAAACTTAGAGACATCGGGAGTTCTTGAGAACAATTCATCTCTTCAGAATCTCTCCGATAATCAGGAACAGATCAATGCTTCAGTATCTGCTGAAACAACACTCATAGGTAAGAACACAGTTCAGGTTAAATCTTCATCACCTCTTCAGGTTTCTGCAGAATATGTACCAGAACATGTGATCGTAAGATACAAAACCGACACAATAAGTACAATGTCGGCATTGCCTTCAGTGATGTCAACCGCAAATGCTGAAGTCGGTGCATCGGTGATGACTGATTATTCTGAGGCAGGTCTTCCCGGAATGCAGGTCGTTCAGGTCAAAGGTGTTCCTGTAGACAAGGCAATCCAGGAGTACACCGCCAATCCAAATGTTCTTTATGCAGAACCTGATTATCTGGTCTCGTTACCACAGGAGCAGTCTGATAAGGTTTCAGCAAAGGTAGAGAGCGTTGAGATGGCATCCATGCGGACACCAAACGATCCAAGTTTCTCACTTCAATGGGGTCTGAAGAATTCAGGTCAGGGACCATTTTATGGAAAATCTGGCGCTGATATTAAAGCATCAGATGCATGGGGAACTACAACAGGCTCTTCTTCTGTGATAATCGCAGTGGTTGATACCGGGGTTGATTATACCCACTCTGACCTCGCTGCAAACATCTGGACAAATTCAGGTGAAATTCCTAACAACGGAATTGATGATGACGGAAATGGATACATCGACGATGTCAGGGGTTGGAATTTTGTTTCAAACAGCAACAACCCGATGGATGACCACGGACATGGAACACACTGTGCTGGGACCATCGCAGCTGTAGGGAACAATAATATCGGCATCACAGGAGTCTGCTGGAATGCGAAAATAATGCCACTGAAATTCCTTGACTCAACAGGAAACGGACGTGTGTCTAACGCGATTTCTGCTATCCTGTATGCAAACAAAAAAGGAGCCCAGGTCATCTCAAATTCATGGGGAGGAACCCAGTATACTCAGGCACTCAAGGATGCAATAGATGCCTCATCTGCTGTCGTTGTCTGTGCAGCAGGAAACAGCGGACAGAACTCAGACACAAATCCACAGTACCCTGCAGCGATGAGTAGTAGTAACATCATTTCAGTAGCAGCAACAGACAGCAAAGATAATCTGGCGAGTTTTTCAAACTATGGCTCGTCTTCAGTTGATCTTGCAGCACCTGGAGTGACGATCTATAGTACATACAAAAATAACCAGTACCAGTATCTTTCAGGAACATCCATGGCAACACCTTTTGTATCTGGAGTTGCCGGGTTGGTCAAGGCTGCCAATCCCTCATTGTCAAAGAACCAGGTAAGAGATCGGATCTTAAACACAGTAGATAAACTCAGTTCACTCTCTGGTAAAGTAGCAACAGGAGGCAGGTTAAATGCAGCTTCAGCGGTGGGATCGGTTTCACCATCACCAACGGTCACTCCCACACCTACTTCACAGCCGGGTGTTCTGACTGCTTCTTTCATGGCATCACCAGTGAGTGGTAGAATCCCATTAAGAGTACAGTTCATTGACACTTCTATCGGACAACCAACTACATGGGCATGGAACTTTGGTGACGGGGGTTACTCATATCAGAAGAATCCGGTCTACACGTTTACCAAGAAAGGGGCGTATTCTGTGCGGCTTACAATAAGTAGATCCGGAAAAATGAGCACTGCATATAAGAGCAGGTATATCACTGCATATTAA
- the folD gene encoding bifunctional methylenetetrahydrofolate dehydrogenase/methenyltetrahydrofolate cyclohydrolase FolD, whose amino-acid sequence MILDGKGLADRRLELLKEDIRKRGITPTLATVLVGDDSASAMYVRMKHRACDQIGIKSVNVKLPGDVTTSDVLDRLKELNEDPDIDGILVQLPLPSQIDTHQVINTVSPEKDVDGYHPINMGKLVGGLPGPRSCTPKGIMTILKEYGIQTSGAHAVVIGRSVDVGRPMALLLMLADATVTICHSKTRDLASITKQADIIVSAAGKAGMVTADMVKPGATVIDVGTNHVNGKLRGDVDFETVSPIAGAITPVPGGVGPMTIASLMENTLEAALSRCKPAQ is encoded by the coding sequence ATGATACTTGACGGAAAAGGACTCGCTGATCGCAGGCTTGAACTCCTGAAAGAAGATATCCGGAAACGGGGAATCACCCCCACCCTTGCAACAGTTCTTGTGGGAGATGATTCAGCATCAGCCATGTATGTTCGGATGAAACATAGGGCATGTGACCAGATCGGAATAAAATCAGTAAACGTTAAACTCCCAGGTGATGTAACAACCAGCGATGTCCTGGACCGTCTAAAGGAACTTAATGAAGATCCTGATATTGATGGTATTCTTGTCCAGCTTCCACTGCCATCCCAAATCGACACGCATCAGGTAATCAATACCGTATCACCTGAAAAAGACGTTGATGGATATCATCCCATAAATATGGGAAAACTTGTGGGCGGGCTGCCAGGTCCGAGATCATGCACACCCAAAGGAATCATGACCATCCTGAAAGAATATGGAATACAAACGTCAGGTGCCCATGCAGTGGTCATAGGAAGGAGTGTTGATGTCGGAAGACCGATGGCCCTTCTTCTCATGCTTGCCGATGCAACAGTTACCATATGCCATAGTAAAACCAGGGATCTTGCCTCAATAACCAAACAGGCAGATATTATCGTCAGTGCGGCAGGAAAAGCAGGCATGGTAACTGCTGACATGGTTAAACCCGGTGCAACTGTAATTGATGTCGGGACAAACCATGTTAATGGAAAACTGCGAGGGGACGTGGATTTTGAGACAGTCAGTCCAATTGCTGGTGCGATTACGCCGGTTCCCGGAGGAGTCGGACCGATGACGATCGCTTCATTAATGGAAAATACCTTGGAAGCTGCCCTCTCACGATGCAAACCTGCACAATAA
- a CDS encoding 30S ribosomal protein S24e, with translation MEILITSDKQNELLSRREVAFTLNFNGATPSRKLVQAKLAAMVNAGKDQVVLDSMKSRFGISVLTGSARVYQSKEDLVKLERAYLMTRGGVAEEVFGAQDAPSEDAAEAS, from the coding sequence ATGGAGATTTTAATTACTTCTGATAAACAGAATGAACTCCTCTCCCGAAGGGAAGTTGCGTTCACTCTCAATTTTAATGGTGCAACTCCATCGCGGAAGCTGGTTCAGGCCAAGCTTGCTGCAATGGTGAATGCAGGTAAAGACCAGGTTGTTCTTGACTCAATGAAGTCCCGGTTTGGAATCAGTGTTCTGACCGGATCAGCCCGGGTTTACCAGAGCAAGGAAGATTTGGTGAAACTTGAGCGCGCCTATCTCATGACCCGTGGTGGGGTTGCTGAAGAAGTCTTTGGTGCTCAGGATGCGCCGTCTGAGGACGCTGCGGAGGCATCTTAA
- a CDS encoding 30S ribosomal protein S27ae, which produces MAAKGKKEKTSVKRSAYFTVSGKTATPSRRYCPRCGPGVFMGEHKDRASCGKCGYTEFKNKA; this is translated from the coding sequence ATGGCAGCAAAAGGTAAGAAAGAGAAGACATCTGTCAAACGTTCAGCATACTTCACTGTAAGCGGAAAGACTGCAACCCCGTCACGCCGGTACTGTCCACGCTGTGGTCCGGGTGTTTTTATGGGCGAGCACAAGGATCGTGCAAGCTGCGGTAAGTGCGGATACACCGAATTTAAGAACAAAGCCTGA
- a CDS encoding serine hydroxymethyltransferase, whose translation MAYLEKIDPEIAEIIEKEKSRQINGLELIASENLVSQAVLEAMGSILTNKYAEGYPGKRYYGGCEFHDMAENLARDRVCSLFGAEHANVQPHSGSQANMAVYFSAIKPGDKILSMNLSQGGHLSHGSPVNFSGIIYEAHQYGVDLKTERMDYGAIAEMAKKIKPKMIVCGASAYPREIDFKAFAEIANDVDAYCVADIAHIAGLCAAGIHPSPVGKTTFTTSTTHKTLRGPRGGFVLCDKEWAQPLDKAVFPGMQGGPLMHIIAAKAVCFKEASTKEFKKYAEQVVKNSQILGETLKGHGVRLVSGGTDNHLCLLDLTNFGLTGLEAEKALGCAGITVNKNTIPNETKSPFVTSGLRIGTPAVTSRGMKEEDMRQIGDWIAAVIKDIKNEALQAKIEQEVKEMASKFPLYPDLV comes from the coding sequence ATGGCCTATCTGGAAAAGATCGATCCAGAAATTGCAGAGATCATCGAAAAAGAAAAATCCCGTCAGATTAACGGACTTGAACTCATAGCTTCAGAAAACCTGGTCAGTCAGGCTGTTCTTGAAGCCATGGGATCGATCCTGACCAATAAATATGCAGAGGGATATCCCGGAAAACGATATTACGGTGGTTGCGAATTTCATGACATGGCAGAGAACCTTGCACGGGATCGCGTCTGTTCCCTCTTTGGAGCAGAACACGCTAACGTGCAGCCCCACTCTGGTTCCCAGGCCAATATGGCAGTGTACTTTAGTGCAATCAAACCAGGAGACAAAATTCTTTCAATGAACCTCTCCCAGGGTGGCCATCTCTCACATGGATCTCCAGTGAATTTTTCAGGTATTATCTATGAAGCCCATCAGTACGGTGTTGACTTAAAGACCGAGAGGATGGACTACGGTGCCATCGCAGAGATGGCAAAAAAGATCAAGCCGAAAATGATCGTTTGTGGAGCCAGCGCCTACCCACGGGAGATCGATTTCAAGGCATTTGCCGAGATTGCAAATGATGTTGATGCATACTGTGTTGCAGATATCGCACACATTGCCGGACTCTGTGCAGCAGGCATTCACCCAAGTCCGGTAGGAAAGACAACATTCACCACTTCTACAACTCATAAAACCCTTCGCGGTCCACGTGGAGGATTTGTGCTCTGTGACAAGGAATGGGCACAGCCTCTTGATAAGGCAGTGTTTCCGGGAATGCAGGGCGGTCCTCTGATGCACATTATTGCAGCAAAGGCTGTCTGTTTCAAAGAGGCATCTACCAAAGAGTTCAAGAAATATGCTGAACAGGTGGTTAAAAACTCACAGATTCTCGGAGAAACCCTGAAAGGACACGGAGTGAGACTAGTATCAGGGGGCACCGACAATCACCTCTGTCTGCTCGACCTCACCAACTTTGGCCTCACCGGGCTCGAAGCTGAGAAAGCACTCGGCTGTGCAGGCATAACTGTCAACAAGAATACCATTCCAAATGAGACCAAGAGTCCATTCGTCACCAGCGGTCTGCGGATTGGAACTCCTGCAGTTACCAGCAGGGGAATGAAGGAAGAGGATATGCGACAGATTGGAGACTGGATTGCTGCAGTCATTAAGGATATCAAGAATGAAGCACTCCAGGCAAAGATCGAACAAGAAGTTAAGGAAATGGCCAGTAAATTCCCACTATATCCGGACCTTGTATGA
- a CDS encoding 50S ribosomal protein L40e: MARFPEAEARLLNVKVCMHCNARNPVRATACRKCGYKNLRPKNKERKA; the protein is encoded by the coding sequence ATGGCACGTTTTCCTGAGGCAGAAGCACGTCTGCTAAATGTTAAAGTTTGTATGCACTGTAACGCACGAAATCCTGTCCGTGCAACAGCATGCAGAAAGTGCGGTTATAAAAATCTGAGACCAAAGAACAAAGAGCGTAAAGCCTGA
- the rdgB gene encoding RdgB/HAM1 family non-canonical purine NTP pyrophosphatase, whose translation MKITFVTSNLHKAREAAGILNGIAEVEHVELECPEIRNDSVAEVAKGKAAYAYEKLGRPVITDDTGFFVSALNGFPGSCAAFVQKTIGNEGILCLLSDKTDKSAWFETGIAYADEDGVSVFVGRIDGTVVSPKGVHGFGYDPIFSVGGKTLAEMSEEEKNAISHRSRGFLALRNWLVTR comes from the coding sequence GTGAAAATAACTTTTGTCACCAGTAATTTACATAAAGCACGTGAAGCAGCCGGTATCTTGAACGGGATCGCCGAGGTGGAGCATGTGGAACTGGAATGCCCGGAGATTCGAAATGATTCGGTTGCCGAGGTGGCAAAAGGCAAGGCAGCATACGCGTATGAAAAACTCGGCCGCCCGGTAATCACTGACGATACCGGATTTTTTGTCTCTGCATTGAACGGGTTTCCCGGTTCCTGTGCCGCATTCGTTCAAAAAACCATTGGAAATGAGGGTATACTTTGCCTGCTTTCAGATAAGACAGACAAGTCTGCCTGGTTTGAAACAGGTATTGCTTACGCTGATGAAGATGGTGTATCAGTATTTGTGGGCAGAATCGATGGTACTGTCGTGTCCCCGAAGGGAGTACACGGATTTGGGTATGATCCGATATTTTCAGTAGGTGGGAAGACTCTTGCAGAGATGAGTGAAGAAGAGAAGAATGCTATCTCTCACAGGAGCAGAGGCTTTCTTGCACTACGGAACTGGTTAGTTACACGGTGA
- the cofE gene encoding coenzyme F420-0:L-glutamate ligase: MTPSCSLFGIKTGLIHQGEEILPLLLLGLKKQELTLIDGDILVIAESALATAEGRLVGLTGVTPSKEANELAIQYELDPRLAEIVIRESDEIIGGIPGFLLCTSNGNLLPNAGVDGSNAPEGMVSLLPADPNMSAKKIRDDIFQLTGASVAVLVIDSRTHPMRYGCSGVAIGCSGIPSVLDERGKKDLFGRELKVTRRAIADNIASAAELLMGEADEGVPVVLVRGLEIPVGNYEGVEQIAAEECLFMGIISKNAQNRCQ; encoded by the coding sequence TTGACACCGTCCTGTAGTCTGTTTGGTATCAAAACCGGGCTTATTCATCAGGGAGAAGAGATCCTCCCTTTACTATTATTAGGATTAAAAAAGCAGGAACTCACTCTGATTGATGGAGATATTCTGGTGATAGCCGAATCTGCGCTTGCAACCGCAGAGGGCAGACTCGTGGGTCTTACTGGTGTAACTCCTTCAAAAGAGGCGAATGAGCTTGCCATACAATACGAACTGGATCCAAGGCTTGCTGAGATCGTGATCAGGGAATCTGATGAAATAATAGGGGGGATCCCCGGATTTCTTCTCTGTACCTCAAACGGAAACCTTCTGCCTAACGCTGGTGTTGATGGATCAAATGCACCAGAAGGGATGGTCTCCCTCCTTCCTGCAGATCCCAATATGAGTGCCAAAAAAATCAGGGACGACATTTTCCAGTTAACAGGTGCCTCGGTGGCTGTTCTGGTCATAGACTCAAGGACACACCCGATGCGGTATGGATGCAGCGGAGTGGCAATAGGGTGCTCTGGGATTCCATCAGTTCTTGATGAACGGGGGAAAAAAGATCTCTTCGGCAGGGAACTCAAGGTCACAAGGAGGGCTATTGCCGATAATATCGCATCAGCAGCAGAACTTTTAATGGGAGAAGCAGATGAAGGGGTACCGGTAGTATTGGTAAGAGGCCTCGAAATCCCGGTTGGTAATTATGAAGGTGTTGAACAGATAGCAGCGGAGGAATGCCTTTTCATGGGGATCATTTCAAAAAATGCCCAAAATAGGTGTCAGTAA
- the folP gene encoding dihydropteroate synthase, whose product MQTCTINKIKVGGGRPVLMGIINISPESFFSGSYVPDEKIRIKAEAMVEQGADIIDIGGRSTAPGSRIISIAEEKERLISALKTLDGSGISISVDTMYPDVLRSALNHDVHVVNDISGLANPEIAKIMGEHKIPGILMATHHTPGDCRNFQETVLALETVTNRAKEAGIGEYVLDPGVGRWIPERNPDADFELCRRFHELSVFERPLLAAVSRKSFLGSVTGRGPENRLAATLAVTTGLVHSGAAMIRTHDIPETKDLIEVLSALGEEYN is encoded by the coding sequence ATGCAAACCTGCACAATAAACAAGATCAAGGTCGGCGGGGGCAGACCTGTGCTCATGGGCATTATTAATATAAGCCCAGAATCTTTTTTTTCCGGTTCATACGTCCCTGATGAGAAGATAAGGATAAAAGCTGAAGCAATGGTTGAGCAGGGAGCAGACATTATTGATATTGGCGGCCGAAGTACTGCCCCGGGAAGCAGAATTATTTCAATTGCTGAAGAGAAAGAGCGGCTCATTTCAGCATTAAAAACACTCGATGGATCGGGAATATCTATCAGCGTTGATACCATGTATCCTGACGTTCTGCGATCAGCCCTCAACCATGATGTTCATGTTGTAAACGATATTTCAGGACTTGCCAATCCGGAAATTGCTAAGATAATGGGAGAGCATAAGATCCCGGGAATACTTATGGCAACACATCATACCCCCGGTGACTGCCGGAACTTTCAGGAAACAGTACTTGCTCTGGAGACAGTAACCAACCGTGCAAAAGAAGCAGGAATCGGCGAATATGTTCTGGATCCCGGAGTCGGAAGATGGATACCAGAAAGGAACCCTGATGCTGATTTTGAGCTCTGCAGACGGTTTCATGAATTATCAGTGTTTGAGAGACCCCTCCTGGCAGCAGTTTCACGCAAATCATTTCTTGGTTCAGTGACAGGAAGAGGACCTGAAAACCGCCTGGCTGCAACCCTGGCAGTAACAACCGGACTCGTTCATTCCGGAGCCGCAATGATCAGAACTCACGATATCCCGGAGACAAAAGACCTGATAGAAGTATTGTCAGCACTTGGGGAGGAATACAATTGA
- a CDS encoding putative phosphothreonine lyase domain-containing protein — protein sequence MDRSEIEALADIAYGIFEHYLTTQFHNRKKPLYRLVEDGTPFQNEFNEIYSTFKELYPELVIHLQERYPSSDEMYRLICEGEGVIPTKTIQSYWIIQDAPDTDPHATEDDKAGKWLIFVPPDQVDDIWKKIRDLTWQNELGISAKVSTSKRNPDSRDYRKVMYVYTADWENEEEVMRVREKLRSIGIADRIGYKRNIETFKGEYASKGKRVTYYNA from the coding sequence ATGGACAGGAGCGAGATAGAGGCCCTGGCAGATATTGCATACGGGATCTTTGAGCACTATCTTACAACCCAGTTTCATAACAGAAAAAAACCACTCTACCGTTTAGTAGAAGACGGTACACCTTTTCAAAATGAATTCAATGAAATATATTCCACATTCAAGGAACTCTATCCAGAACTTGTAATCCATCTACAGGAACGATATCCATCTTCGGATGAGATGTATCGGCTTATCTGTGAAGGAGAGGGTGTCATCCCTACCAAAACTATCCAATCCTATTGGATCATTCAGGATGCGCCTGATACTGACCCCCATGCTACAGAGGATGATAAAGCAGGAAAGTGGCTTATCTTCGTCCCGCCAGACCAGGTCGATGATATATGGAAGAAAATTCGTGATTTAACCTGGCAGAATGAACTGGGTATCTCTGCCAAAGTATCAACATCCAAGAGGAATCCTGATTCCCGCGATTACCGCAAAGTCATGTATGTGTACACTGCTGACTGGGAGAATGAAGAAGAGGTCATGCGGGTGCGCGAAAAGCTTCGCTCAATTGGAATAGCAGACAGGATAGGATACAAACGCAACATTGAAACCTTTAAAGGCGAATATGCCTCAAAAGGAAAAAGAGTAACGTATTATAACGCCTGA